The Electrophorus electricus isolate fEleEle1 chromosome 15, fEleEle1.pri, whole genome shotgun sequence genome segment CTTGTAACTCCTTTTAGGAATTTAAGACTAAATTCCACACAATGACCTTGTCCATGTTTCGTGCATTAACCTCCTGAGGACTCAGCAGTTGCTATTTTGTTGTCTTTCCTGTTATTGACatcagcagttttgttttggtaaGAAACATGTCACTCATATAAAGTTGATTAAAAGACTTTCCACCAGACGTCAATAGAGAATAAGCACAAGACTACATGTGGCTATTCCTGGACACCTACAAACAGCAGCATGGTCCCAAATTCAATTTTCCCATCAAGTATCAGACTTCTTTATTACAATAATAGTGAAACACTTATTTTTGTTAAGTCCGAGCATACACTTTATGCTGAGGTATTgatcctgatttttttttccatgaactGAATTTTTATATGTACTATATAACTTAGCAATATAAGAACTAATCCAGATATTTAAATTCTGTCATAGTTTAGAGGTTTTATAGTTTGTAAACTAATATGTAAGTATACAGCATAGCAGTATTAATTTTACCTGAAAAGaagatatttaaatgtaaacatttaaaagcagtatGGCACTTGTAGCATATTATACTGCCCTGTTCTCATAGTGAGAAGCTGTGCTGCTTCACTTTAATCATTCAGTTGGAAATGTAGCTTTAAAGAAATTTTTTAAGAAATGcatatttacctttttttcttctcttgccAGGGCCAGATGACTTTTGGATTTCTGACTGATTGGCTAGAAGATTACACAACAGGagcttttaattattttactaaTAATTTTAGCATCCTTGTTACTAGACACTCTTATCACACctgaacaaacaaataaataaataaatataaagtctTAAAATACCATAGAACGTTGCTTTCCGGTTAGCCTGCTGATCTGGTGTTGCTCTATAACCTGAGGGAAAAGCATTTCTTATCTTGTTAATGGATTTTATTGCCAATTATTAATGAGTGTGTTGATACCAAAGATGAAAAAAGTAGGCTTCACCTCTTGGGCAGGGGTGTGGCCCAGTCTTCCCTCTGCTAATTAGATTAGGGTGGTGCTCATCATTTTCTTGAATACAGAagattcattattaaaatgagGTTCACGTCacaaccaatcacagcacagtgGTCTAGCAATGAGTACAGTCTTAAGTAAACAAGTCATTTTATACATCTTGTTGCCACTGACAGTCCAAACCAATaacaaatgcagttttttttaatcaggtgtgtttataaCAAAATATTCTGATTAATTCTGAAGTATTTTATTTCTGTGGTACATTTAGTAAGATGGAGAtgacaaatgaataaatcaaagcATACCATAGATAGTTGGATTGTCTTGGTGaccttaaaaataattaaaaacaacaagcTAGATTATgcaattttcattaatttaccATGCTGCAGTTTATATCAGCTATATATATCAGTGATTTCTGACCCCTACACAAAACCATCTGTTGTCTGTGAATGATGTTTCCACACAGTTGTAGTTTTGGAGGGAGATTAGGGGATGTTTCCCCGAGTAATTCCTCATCACACTATTCATAGAATGTGTTAgagtgggtggtgtgagtgatgtcccctcacactaatCATATAATGTGTTgggtttggtggtgtgagtgatgtccactcacactactcatataatgtgtgaggttgggtggtgtgagtgatgtccccctcacactactcatataatgtgttactACATAtactacaacactgcacactgtggatactacaacactgcacactctACATACTACATCACTGTATACTATACATACTACAACAATGCATACTCTACATACTACATCACTGTATACTATACATACTACAACACTGCGTACTCTACATACTACATAACTGTATACTATACAtactacaacactgcacactctACATACTACAACACTGGACACTCTACATACTACATCACTGTATACTATACAtactacaacactgcacactctACATACTACTTCACTGTATACTCTACatactacatcactgcatactatacatactacaacactgcacactataCATACTACAACACTGCATACTCTACatactacatcactgcatactatacatactacaacactgcacactctacatactacatcactgtagactctacatactacatcactgcatactctacatactacatcactgcataCTATACATACTACAACAATGCACACTCTACATACTACATCACTGCACACTCTACATACTACATCACTGCTACATACATactaaaacactgcacactctacatactacatcactgcatactctacatactacaacactgcacactatacatactacatcactgtatactatacatactacatcactgtaaactatacatactacaacactgcacactctacatactacatcactgtatactatacatactacatcactgtatactatacatactacaacactgcacactatacatactacatcactgtatactatacatactacatcactgtatactatacatactacatcactgtatactatacatactacaacactgcacactatacatactacatcactgtatactatacatactacatcactgtatactatacatactacaacactgcacactatacatactacatcactgtatactatacatactacatcactgtatactatacatactacatcactgtatactatacatactacatcactgcatactatacatactacaacactgcacactatacatactacatcactgtatactatacatactacaacactgcacactatacatactacatcactgcataCTCTACATAATACATCACTGCATACTATACatactacatcactgcatactctacatactacatcactgcataCCTGTCAGGCCAGAGGGCTCCAGCTCACTGTCATTATTCTGGCATCTCTCACCTTTTTCCTTCTGAATGTTTACATAGTCCTCCTCGTCAGCCTCCGTCCCTGGGTTTGCACCACCCTTCCGacaattttctttattttcagacAGATTAGTTTGTGGTTGTTTTATACAATcacctataataataataataattattattattataataaaagttTTATTCATATTATACCTTTCTTAAACttaaggtcactttacaataacaatacagatggagagaaaaaacaaaaacaaaacatattatttaacacatttaacaaattaattatcAACTATTAACAGAAACAAGGTGttgagaaatgttgagaaatTAGGTCCATTTTAAGTCTggatttgaaagaggaaagtgaagagagagatctagagattgaggtaaagtgcCTCATAAATTGGGGGCAATTACACTAAaagatctgcctcctacagagaccagtCTAAAcatgggggtggaggagagaccTGTAccagaagactgaagtgtacaGGTGGAGCAGAATAAGTGTAGGAGTTTATCTAGGTAGGGAGCTGCAAGACCATGCAGGGGTTTGTAAGTAAGCAGGGGGAGTTTATAATGAATGTGTCCAGGGACGGGGAGCCAGTGTAGCTGATATAGAATTGTGGTAATGCAGGCTAATTTTTTAACATGTAGGAGAATTCTCGTGGCTGAATTTTGAACATGTTAAAGTGagcggatggttttgttttgagagATTTGCCAAAATCAAGACAGGAGGTGATGAAAGCATGAAGCAGAGTTTCAGCATCTTGTTTGGAGAGCATGGGCCCAAGACTAGCGATATTGCAGAAAttaaaaaaggtatttttaaCCAGTGAGTTGATGTGGAGTTCAAAGGAGTCAAAAAGTACACCAAGCACATCAATTCACCAAAGGAGCCAAACTGCATGCGTGGACTGGACCAAGACATCGTCTAGGTTGAATTTAAAATTGGGGAATTTAGAGATTTTGGAATTAGAACCAATAAATagaacttttgttttgtcagcatTTAATTTTAGGAAGTTTATGTTCATCCACTGTTTGAGATCTTGGATATAGGAGACTAAAACAGGAGGTGGTAGGGTGGTGCCAGCCTTGGTGTTAATATAAATCTGAGTATAAgagcataacagtggaaatggaGACCACGCTTGCAGATAATCTAACCAAGGGGTAATATAGATTATGTACAGGAGGGAGCCAAGGACtgatccctggggaacaccttgagtgaCAGTATCAGTGTACGATTTGTGTCTATGACAAAATCAGATCTATTAGACATACAGGAGGTGAACCATTTAGGAACTGTGTTAGTAATGCCAATGGTTGGGAGGCGGGTGACGTGTGTGTTATGTTAATTGTGCCAAATGCGGCACTTAAATCTAGAAGGAGGAGAATACGCAGGTCACCAGGATCAGTAGAAGATCACTGACCTCTGTGGTCAGGGTGAATAAAGCTGGAGAAGCATCCAGTGGAAAAGGAGCAGGTTAGTTGGAAAACACTACTTACCCTCTCTGTGTGGTGAGTTGACAGAATTAGAATCCGGTTGGCCTTTTAGACATATTCCTGCAAAAGTAAATAAggcattttttcttttctaaaacTGTTTTTCAGAGTACAATGGCATAAGCGATTGAAGGggacaaagtaaaaaaaaccactcaCTTCTGATTATGAAGCTCAGACTACATATAGTCAAAAGCAGAATGGTGAAGAAGCCAACTCCAATGACAACATAGTACCATGGGAAATCCAGACCTGTGTTGACCCAAAAGACACAAGCTCTTATAACGCTATCGTGACAACACTAACGCAATGAATCAGTGTGGTAGTAGCCTGAAATGTCACATGGACACAGTCTCAGAGCATGCCATACCATTAGGGTGTTATAGACCCACTATAATGGCAATAGTGTTTGTTCACTTCTAAGATTAATTTGCAGAGTTGTATAGAGGTGTAATTTAGGACTGATCCTACCTAGCGGTGAACAGGAATGAGATACATGTAAAGAAACATTTGGATGAATTTGTTTCGAACAGAtatggtaaaaaaaatgtaatcttattTATCAgtttcacaatgtgaatgatatttacatttatattttctctgTTTCATAACGtgactgatgtttacatttatattttctctaTTTCATAATGTGactgatgtttttatattttctcaGTGCTGTTCGGACTGCCCAGCTTTCATTCACAATTGAATTTTTCATGCTGTCTAATATGTCAAAAATGAGATTAAATGGTGTGCAGTAAAATCCAGCTCAGATAACACACCGATATAAGAGCGTAGCCCCTCTGTGCCCTGTGTACAGGACTGCTGCTTCAGCTTACCTTCACTCTGGCCTGCGGGACCCCCAAGGTCTTGTCTTATCTCCACCCGCTGACACTCCAAGCTCAGCTCACAGCAGTACGTGCCCAGGTCGGAGGTCTGGAGACCACGAATGAGGATGGAGAAGTTTCCTCTGTGGAACAGGTAGGGGAAGGCGGTCACCCGACCACCCCTGGGGTCCTGGAAGGTGATGTGGCCCTGCGGCCCCATGCTCAGAAGGGTGGAGGTCTGGCTCCATGTGGCTTTAGATGTGCTGTTGCTCTTCAGAAGAGTGCACGGGAGCGAGACCACTGAGCCCAGCGGGGCATGGAGGGTGGTGACCCCACACGTATCTAAGCAGTTCAGACCTAGAGCGTGACCACAGGGACCATCAGCATGAGTCTGACATTTTCTACACACGCACGGGTGCAATTCCAGCTCATCAAAGCCTGTTGACTACAACCTCTAACCTAATACAGCTGTAAATATAATTAGCTCATAATGATGCTTTTTCTCTAAGACAGAAGGAAACATTTTTGTAACTTACCATCTGAGGATAAAATGGCACACAAAAATGTCAGACCCTGAACTAAATATTTCACATACATGTTATGCCAGAAACCAATGCCAAGTTCCAACTAAGACCTGAAGTTAGAACAGAAACAGATCTCATGAAGATAGATGTCTTTTGTTTGCTGCTCTAAACACAGGTATTATGTAAGTGGAACGTACACAGAGGCAGAGTGTCTGAGCTCAGTGGTCTTCCAGTTATGTTCACCACATCCTGTTGACGCAAATACTGATGCACATTGCACATCACATAGTCCACCTTAATAGCATGGACAGTATAGAAAGAAAAGCTGATCTACCTTTACGAACATAAGCAATGTTTCATACAACTTCCAGGTTTATGAATTGTTGTACAGACAAAAAagtgtttgtattgtttttaattattatacCTGTAGATCAGTTTTCTATTTGATAAAAACCTGCTGCatgatcaaatattaaaatttttttatGGGATCTCACACTTAATTAAGACACCCATAATGGAAAGAAATGCTTTTCTGCTTATGACACCTACTTTGGTATCAGCCCAGCCCACCAGTACCAGGTGGCCCAGTTCAGCCAGGGCTTTTTGGCTCCTGGGTGCTAACAGAACCATAGACAGACTCAGGGAAACTCTGTCTACTCTTAGTTTGACTTTACACAACAGAGCCGTGCGGGGCCCACACAAAACACGGTCCTTCCTGAGCACTGCAAAACCACAGAGAACTTCCTCCAAATGGtatttgttctctttgtttctgtcattGTTGAAATCCAACTGATAGTGTGACATTTTACTGGAGGATTTTTCAGTActgcacaaacatgaacaagCTCTGAGTTTACTAACAGAAGTAAGCTCCTCTTCAGACAACACCCAGCCTAAACGTGACAGTAACTTCACGATGCTTGGTTCCTTCAGGTGGCAGTGCTAATAAGAGTACATTAGACTGCATGTTTTGACTGATTTGTTTTCAACTTATGATGTTGATGTACACTACCTAaatatttcagttgtttttacCATCTATCTGTTAGATTATACCAGTTACAAGGCAACATATTATGACAGGAAACGTGTTTTGTGTAAATTCTTACATAGATGAGATGTTTGTTCTTGATCTCCAAAGGTTACAGACAGTCCAATTACTCATCCATTTGTAGCAATCATGTGACCGCAAATGATCACTTGTGCAATTTCAAGTAGACATGCAGTAGTGAAAGACATAAAAGTTATGTTCACTGAGTAGAGGATCCGGAAGCAAAGTTGAATTTTCAGATACACTGTGGGCTTGACAGCCGGCTGTGGTAAGCGCCCTGCTTGTGACCACGCTGAGAACTTGTTCTCATTCTGCTGCTTTCCATATGTAAGCTGTGATGCTTGGGATGAATTCTCTCACCAAAATGTTTACAGTAGCACTCCTGATAACAGGTAGGTctttacatacaaaatatacagaGATATGTATGACAGACCATGACAGACTTAAAGACGAAAAGTGTAGAAATACttcaaaaaatgaacaaaaaagaacTTTATTCTCattgtctgtttttccttttgtcttctCTTGTGAATCGCAGGCATGTACACAATAGTGGCATTCAACATATATAAAGCAAATGTGACGATCCATCATAGAAATGAGGACCCGCTGTTTGGACAAATTATTGTTCAGTCCAAGAATGGGTTAgtaatttttttctgaattaattTTGGAAATAGTTGGAAATAGTTCTATTTATTGAAAGCTTATTTACCAAAGGTGCTGATATACAATTTTGAAgattagtaaaaaaaacaaaaagtttatgtttttttaGGGTGTTTGTCCCTTCTCCTACCTCTGGAGAAGTTTTTAACTGCAGCCTGGACAATTGTTTCAAAGTAAATGGCACAGGTgagtctgtatgtgtctgtgtggacttttgcatatttatgtgttaaaataaacagcttgaaaaaaatattttcttgtatGACTAAAATACAACATATGCTAATCTAACAAATATGTGGCAGTGGGAGGAAGGAAAGGCTTGAGACCCATAACATCAGCATCGTCCCGCTTGAATAAAGAGACGCTACTGGTAACGTCGTCTTTTTCTGACACATTTCCATGCATCAATCCATTTTCAGTGTGATGCTGTTGGTAATTTGCTAAGAATGTAACACGTCTAGTTTTATAATgtagatttaatttttttaaatttatgtgccattatttaatttgttaagAATGTAACACGTCTAGTTTTATAAGGTggatttttacctttttttcatttacgtGCCATTACTGATGTCATGCTTTAAATCAGACAGTTACAGTTCTGAAAAACTGCGGTTTCCCCTGTTTAAGGCGACAGACTTGCCAACTTCTGTTTAAGAAAGTGTTCTCCCTGACGCGATAAACAGGAAGTGGAAAAATGCTCCATATTGTAACAGTTTTTCTGTTTATGACCTAGTTATTACCAGACTAGTACTCAAGATGTTAAGAAATACGACTGCATGCTTCGCAGCCGCACTCTCAATCGTGATGTGAATTATGATGTGTATTAATCGTGGTGCTCATCTCACTTCTGTCCTGCAACATGTTGCCATGGTACTCCAGATGTTTTGAGAAAAATGAGTTCCTTTTTTGATCATTAGCCATCTTCCCCTTTAGTGTAGTAAATTATTCATAGTCAATTATttgtaagaaaaaaatcattttaaaatactttccTCAGAAACGTATCACtatgaaaaagaaatgtgttaGTGAAGACAAAGAATGTCTGAGGATCCGGAGGGATTATGTATGGAGATGTCAGACAAATCTCACATcctgttttcaaaaacactgtgtaaaaatgaaaataaaaacagaatgaagtgtgtaaaatattaaattatatttgattgaaaataatataaagaCAACATATCAAATGTTGAAACAGAAATTTTATTATACTTCAAAAAACCCGTTTTGAATTTTatgccacatttaaaaaaacaagggAAAACAGGGACTGGAAAGGTTGTGTAATGGTAAAAAATAGTGGAACATCTCACAACTAATTAGGTTAATTGAGAAAAGTCATTAAGATGATTGGGTGTAAGAAGtgcactgcagagaggcggAGTCTTTAAGAAGGAGACATGGGGAGGGGTTCTGTGTCAGACTGCACAGGCAGATAGTGCAGTGATTTAACAATAATGTTCCTCAATGTAAAACTGCAAGGAATTTAGGGATGTCATTATCTACAGTACATaatatcattaaaatatttagagACTCTGGAGAAGTGTCTATTCGTGATGGACAAGGCTGAGAACCAGTATTGGATGGCTGTGATATTGGGACTCTTAGTTGACACtgtgttaaaaacacaaacaattttgTAGGAGTAATCTGCATGGGCTCTGTGGCTGTGAACACATCACGTCACTACATTCACAAATGCAAGTTAAAACTCATGCAACCATGCA includes the following:
- the LOC113584381 gene encoding uncharacterized protein LOC113584381; amino-acid sequence: MYVKYLVQGLTFLCAILSSDGLNCLDTCGVTTLHAPLGSVVSLPCTLLKSNSTSKATWSQTSTLLSMGPQGHITFQDPRGGRVTAFPYLFHRGNFSILIRGLQTSDLGTYCCELSLECQRVEIRQDLGGPAGQSEGLDFPWYYVVIGVGFFTILLLTICSLSFIIRRICLKGQPDSNSVNSPHREGDCIKQPQTNLSENKENCRKGGANPGTEADEEDYVNIQKEKGHQDNPTIYENDEHHPNLISRGKTGPHPCPRGYRATPDQQANRKATFYANQSEIQKSSGPGKRRKKEYQLRNPIYDDSTGAHNT